From Rudanella lutea DSM 19387, a single genomic window includes:
- a CDS encoding DUF2945 domain-containing protein translates to MATVKKGDRVEWKYGKGTGEGTVTEVHTSDVSKTVQGKTIKRKGSAEEPALVITQDKKTRVVKSASEVTKK, encoded by the coding sequence ATGGCAACGGTAAAAAAAGGCGACCGAGTCGAATGGAAGTACGGTAAAGGAACGGGCGAAGGCACCGTTACCGAAGTGCATACGTCAGACGTAAGCAAAACCGTGCAGGGTAAGACGATTAAACGTAAGGGGTCGGCCGAAGAGCCCGCGCTGGTGATAACGCAGGACAAAAAAACCAGGGTCGTTAAATCGGCAAGTGAGGTTACGAAGAAGTGA
- a CDS encoding YtxH domain-containing protein: MRSTRDFLTGVLTGVAIGLLTAPRSGKETRDKLKEEANKRSGDLKDQWNKGVEQVKQGYEQAKTQVSEYTDKAKQQLNEYKSQAQNEYDKQRAKSQYNDTVDQLADQTESGINSTRESLKID; this comes from the coding sequence ATGCGTAGCACACGCGATTTTCTGACAGGTGTATTGACTGGAGTAGCTATCGGCTTGCTGACAGCCCCACGTAGCGGTAAAGAAACCCGTGACAAACTCAAAGAAGAAGCCAACAAACGTTCGGGCGATCTGAAAGATCAATGGAACAAAGGCGTTGAGCAGGTGAAACAGGGCTACGAGCAGGCTAAAACGCAGGTTTCTGAATACACCGATAAGGCCAAGCAGCAACTTAACGAGTACAAGTCGCAGGCTCAGAATGAGTACGACAAGCAGCGTGCTAAAAGCCAATATAACGACACCGTCGACCAATTGGCCGACCAAACAGAGTCAGGTATTAACTCGACTCGTGAGTCGCTAAAGATTGATTAA
- a CDS encoding type I phosphomannose isomerase catalytic subunit: protein MLYPLTFETIFKDKIWGGQKIKTILGKDFTTESAGALPNCGETWEVSGVAGNVSVVKDGQLAGKNLAELIGEYKADLVGQHVYEQFGDTFPLLVKFIDANDDLSIQVHPNDQLAKERHNSFGKTEMWYILQADEGATLNSGFNRTVSRDEYLKAVEENTLMDILNIEPAKPGDVFFLPAGRVHYIGKGLLLAEIQQTSDITYRIYDFDRTDDKGQKRELHTEQAVDAIDYQFHDTYKTEYEKALNHSVNAVTCPYFVTNVLHFDREVLHDFSHLDSFVILVCVGGGVTIQSGSDHEITLKMGQCALIPASVKSVTLIPDGEMTLLESYVPGV from the coding sequence ATGCTGTATCCGCTTACGTTCGAGACGATTTTCAAGGACAAAATCTGGGGTGGTCAAAAAATTAAAACAATCCTCGGCAAAGACTTCACTACCGAGTCGGCGGGTGCCCTACCCAATTGTGGTGAAACCTGGGAGGTGTCGGGAGTTGCGGGCAATGTGTCGGTGGTGAAAGACGGGCAGTTGGCGGGTAAAAACCTGGCCGAACTGATTGGCGAGTATAAAGCCGATTTGGTGGGGCAGCACGTGTACGAGCAGTTTGGCGATACGTTTCCGCTGCTGGTGAAATTCATCGACGCCAACGACGACCTTTCGATTCAGGTTCACCCGAATGATCAGCTGGCTAAAGAACGGCACAATTCGTTCGGCAAAACCGAGATGTGGTATATTCTTCAGGCCGACGAAGGGGCTACGCTTAACTCCGGCTTCAACCGCACCGTGAGCCGCGACGAGTACCTCAAAGCCGTGGAGGAAAACACCCTGATGGATATTCTGAACATCGAACCCGCCAAACCGGGCGATGTATTTTTTCTACCAGCGGGCCGGGTACACTACATCGGCAAAGGGTTGTTGCTCGCCGAAATTCAGCAGACTTCCGACATCACGTACCGCATTTACGACTTCGACCGCACCGATGATAAAGGCCAAAAGCGCGAACTCCATACCGAGCAGGCCGTCGACGCAATTGACTACCAATTCCACGATACGTACAAAACAGAATACGAGAAAGCCCTGAACCACAGCGTAAATGCGGTTACCTGCCCGTATTTTGTGACCAACGTACTTCATTTTGACAGGGAAGTCCTGCACGATTTCAGCCATCTGGATTCATTCGTAATTCTGGTCTGCGTGGGCGGGGGCGTTACCATTCAGTCGGGGAGCGACCATGAGATAACGCTCAAAATGGGCCAATGCGCGCTCATTCCGGCATCGGTTAAGTCGGTAACACTCATCCCCGACGGGGAGATGACGCTACTCGAATCGTACGTTCCGGGCGTATAA
- a CDS encoding endonuclease/exonuclease/phosphatase family protein: MNFAESLFLGYGLFVGIASFLNLIRLDYWWIRMWDFPHFQLMVLAAVGLVAWLIFQNDWTWPQLLVPTLLTAALAYQGWLIYPYTFLHRVQVPRQKRKSPEIEANGIRLLIANVFMDNTQCPDVCRLISKHKPDIVLILEGNETWRQALSGIEPDYPYRQLIPLENTYGMLFYSRLPMRATQVRFQIQDDIPSIYTQLQLPSGKWIHFYGVHPMPPSPTEHYRSTERDAELLLVGREARSLKGPIIVAGDLNDVAWSHTTRLFGRVSGLLDPRIGRGLFSTFHAKYFFLRWPLDHVFVSHHFTVNSLRRMPNCGSDHFPILVALTYAPDPQRIDEVPEPEGNDLEEAKEKITEALSANQSDTDAGKPV, translated from the coding sequence ATGAACTTCGCCGAATCACTATTCCTGGGCTACGGCCTTTTTGTCGGTATTGCCTCGTTCCTCAACCTTATCCGGCTCGACTACTGGTGGATTCGGATGTGGGACTTCCCCCATTTTCAGCTCATGGTGCTGGCCGCAGTGGGGCTGGTAGCCTGGCTCATTTTTCAGAATGACTGGACATGGCCACAGTTGCTCGTACCGACGCTCCTGACGGCGGCTCTGGCGTACCAGGGCTGGCTCATTTACCCGTACACGTTTCTGCACCGGGTGCAGGTGCCGCGTCAGAAACGAAAATCGCCCGAAATCGAAGCCAACGGCATTCGGCTTCTGATCGCCAACGTGTTTATGGACAATACACAATGCCCCGATGTGTGCCGGCTCATCAGCAAACATAAGCCCGACATTGTGCTGATTCTGGAAGGCAACGAAACCTGGCGGCAGGCGTTGAGCGGTATTGAACCTGATTACCCCTACCGGCAGCTCATTCCGCTGGAGAATACGTACGGCATGTTGTTTTATTCGCGGTTGCCCATGCGCGCTACACAGGTTCGGTTTCAGATTCAGGACGACATCCCGTCGATCTACACCCAGCTTCAACTGCCGTCGGGCAAATGGATTCACTTTTACGGGGTACACCCGATGCCGCCCAGCCCAACCGAGCATTACCGCTCCACCGAGCGCGATGCCGAACTACTGCTGGTAGGCCGGGAAGCACGCAGCCTGAAGGGACCGATCATTGTGGCTGGCGACCTTAACGACGTAGCCTGGTCGCACACAACCCGGCTCTTTGGGCGGGTGAGTGGCCTGCTCGACCCGCGCATTGGGCGGGGCCTGTTCAGCACGTTTCATGCGAAGTACTTCTTTCTGCGGTGGCCCCTCGACCACGTGTTTGTGTCGCACCACTTTACGGTCAACAGTTTGCGCCGGATGCCCAACTGCGGCTCCGACCACTTCCCGATTCTGGTAGCGCTTACCTACGCCCCCGACCCACAACGTATAGACGAGGTACCTGAGCCTGAGGGCAACGATCTGGAAGAAGCTAAAGAGAAAATAACGGAGGCTTTGTCGGCCAACCAATCCGATACGGATGCTGGCAAACCGGTTTAA
- a CDS encoding OmpA family protein has protein sequence MNWNKGVSKKQMATVAIAFTLLSGDVLTSCKSAKRNTNKTQRGAAIGAAGGAAVGGIIGRRSGNTVMGAILGATVGGAAGAVIGRRMDKAAEEMQRDLPNAKVERVGEGIKITFGSDILFDVGKYDLKPQTRKDLADFAQTLQKYQDTDILVEGHADATGSDELNLRLSRQRADAVADYLKAQGVKAGRMDEKGYGESQPVADNDTEAGRQKNRRVDIAVFANDKMKRDAKNGNLD, from the coding sequence ATGAACTGGAATAAAGGAGTATCCAAGAAACAGATGGCCACAGTAGCCATCGCATTCACGTTACTATCAGGCGATGTCCTGACAAGCTGTAAATCGGCTAAACGCAATACGAACAAGACCCAGCGGGGTGCCGCCATCGGTGCAGCGGGTGGTGCTGCAGTCGGCGGAATCATCGGGCGCCGGTCGGGCAATACCGTGATGGGGGCTATTCTGGGTGCCACCGTGGGTGGTGCCGCTGGGGCCGTGATTGGCCGACGCATGGACAAAGCTGCCGAAGAGATGCAACGCGACCTGCCCAACGCCAAGGTTGAGCGCGTCGGGGAGGGCATCAAAATTACGTTCGGGTCTGATATTCTGTTTGATGTGGGCAAATATGACCTGAAGCCCCAGACACGGAAGGACCTGGCTGATTTTGCGCAAACCCTTCAGAAGTATCAGGACACCGACATTCTGGTTGAAGGTCACGCCGACGCCACCGGTTCCGACGAGTTGAATTTGCGGCTATCGCGCCAACGGGCCGATGCCGTTGCTGACTACCTGAAGGCACAGGGCGTGAAAGCTGGCCGAATGGATGAAAAAGGCTACGGCGAATCGCAACCGGTAGCCGATAACGATACCGAAGCCGGTCGGCAGAAAAACCGCCGGGTCGACATCGCGGTGTTTGCGAACGACAAGATGAAGCGGGATGCCAAAAACGGCAACCTCGACTAA
- a CDS encoding efflux RND transporter periplasmic adaptor subunit, giving the protein MKKTPLIVIMSALAIVALIGFRLASNKKKIDEQKAPVVATNVAIPVTVASVEEGTVSQQLIKTGNLIPFREANITATTAGKVEAVNFNLGSQIRQGQMLVQLDNKLKELSLQSTQLTIDKLKKDVDRYNTLLAGNATTEIQVNETRYNYQNALNQAEQIRKQIQDANVKAPISGQVVKKDIEPGEYISPGTVLGTVLDVSRLKVNVLVNESDVYGLRKGQSVRISADVFPGRTFSGQISYIAPQGTEEHNYPVEITLSSAGGLKAGTFVNVDFSQQSNQKALQIPRIALVESIKNPYVYVIEGGVARQRKIKVGREFGDSIEVIGGLSAGDQVVTTGQLNLSDGKTVQITK; this is encoded by the coding sequence ATGAAAAAGACACCTTTAATCGTCATCATGAGTGCCTTGGCTATCGTCGCTTTGATCGGCTTCCGGCTGGCCTCCAACAAAAAGAAAATCGACGAGCAGAAAGCGCCCGTCGTAGCTACCAACGTGGCTATTCCGGTTACGGTGGCCTCGGTCGAAGAGGGCACGGTGAGCCAGCAGTTAATCAAAACTGGTAACCTGATTCCGTTTCGGGAGGCCAATATTACAGCCACAACCGCCGGTAAAGTCGAAGCGGTCAACTTCAATCTGGGGAGCCAGATTCGGCAGGGGCAAATGCTCGTGCAACTCGACAACAAGCTGAAAGAACTGTCGCTCCAGTCGACCCAGCTCACCATCGACAAACTGAAAAAAGACGTCGACCGGTACAACACCCTGCTGGCGGGCAACGCCACTACCGAAATTCAGGTAAATGAAACCCGGTACAACTACCAGAATGCCTTGAATCAGGCCGAGCAGATTCGGAAGCAGATTCAGGACGCCAACGTGAAAGCCCCCATCAGCGGGCAGGTGGTGAAAAAGGACATTGAGCCGGGCGAGTACATTTCGCCGGGTACGGTGCTGGGTACGGTACTCGATGTGTCGCGGCTGAAGGTGAACGTGCTGGTCAACGAAAGCGACGTGTACGGGCTCCGCAAAGGGCAGTCGGTACGGATTTCGGCTGATGTATTTCCGGGTCGGACGTTCAGCGGTCAGATTTCGTATATCGCTCCGCAGGGCACCGAAGAGCACAACTACCCCGTTGAGATTACTCTCAGCAGCGCGGGTGGCCTGAAAGCGGGTACGTTTGTCAACGTTGATTTCTCGCAGCAGTCGAACCAGAAAGCCCTGCAAATTCCGCGTATCGCCCTGGTCGAGAGCATCAAGAATCCGTACGTGTACGTGATTGAGGGCGGAGTAGCCCGGCAACGGAAAATCAAAGTAGGCCGCGAGTTTGGCGATTCAATCGAGGTGATCGGTGGACTATCAGCCGGTGATCAGGTAGTCACAACCGGTCAATTGAACCTGAGCGACGGTAAGACCGTGCAAATCACGAAATAA
- a CDS encoding DUF3140 domain-containing protein produces MATTTDTQDQKAVKKEFDELVNMTATQLKKWLGPDESKSVGQKQNGDTESTGHKSGERIVSLLGKKAAEYTDDDYAHMRKVISYIKRHSAQEPKESRESNWEYSLKNWGHDPNKR; encoded by the coding sequence ATGGCCACAACAACCGACACGCAGGATCAGAAAGCCGTAAAAAAAGAGTTCGATGAGCTCGTAAATATGACGGCTACCCAGCTGAAAAAATGGCTCGGCCCCGACGAGTCAAAGTCGGTTGGTCAGAAACAAAACGGTGACACTGAATCAACTGGCCATAAATCAGGTGAGCGCATTGTGTCGTTACTGGGTAAGAAAGCTGCCGAGTACACCGATGACGATTACGCCCACATGCGGAAGGTGATCAGCTATATCAAACGGCATTCGGCACAGGAGCCAAAAGAAAGCCGGGAGAGTAACTGGGAATATTCGCTCAAAAACTGGGGGCACGATCCAAACAAAAGGTGA
- a CDS encoding TolC family protein, giving the protein MKQKIALSLLALLPFSGWAQSESPQPTTAQPAVTGTSFRLKDCIDYGLKNFGTTRIAQYQVETANQQARQALGLYLPQVSGAGTFTNNIKLQTSIIPAGVFGPEPVRVAFGQKYQTNLVAQASQAIYDKSLLLGLKAAKPNQQLADINSRQTREEIIYNIASNYYQVFVVQQQIKLLKDNLERTQQVLNILKLQRDNGVIQPIDYTNTEVNYNNTRSQLALAENDLNLALNRLKFQMGMTQEQTITLADSLVASQLPTVQPAVFDPRNLASYQQGEANLALQRIQLERNRAGYLPTLSATASYGTLAFANDFGGAFKNMTGFGSIGLRLNVPIFDGLQRDAQVQQSKLTVLTQEERQRLNTASFQLQFNNAQSQLQRAQVSAQNDDRNVQLAQQVYNVTTLQYRQGTKSLTDLLNADNSYRQAQSNYINSLINFYQARLDLEQSQGTLLTFYSGL; this is encoded by the coding sequence ATGAAACAAAAAATTGCACTGAGCTTATTAGCGCTGCTACCGTTCAGTGGATGGGCTCAATCAGAGTCGCCCCAACCGACTACAGCCCAACCGGCCGTAACGGGTACCTCTTTCCGGCTAAAGGATTGTATTGACTATGGACTGAAGAATTTCGGAACGACCCGCATTGCGCAGTATCAGGTTGAAACGGCCAACCAGCAGGCCCGGCAGGCTCTGGGTTTATACCTGCCACAGGTGAGCGGGGCTGGCACGTTTACGAATAACATTAAGTTGCAAACCTCCATCATCCCGGCCGGGGTGTTTGGGCCGGAGCCGGTTCGGGTGGCTTTTGGACAGAAATACCAGACCAACCTGGTGGCACAGGCGTCGCAGGCCATCTACGATAAGTCACTGCTGCTGGGCCTGAAAGCTGCCAAGCCTAACCAACAACTGGCCGACATTAATTCGCGTCAGACCCGCGAGGAGATCATCTACAACATTGCCAGCAATTACTATCAGGTGTTTGTGGTGCAGCAGCAGATTAAGCTACTGAAAGACAACCTCGAACGCACGCAGCAGGTGTTGAATATCCTGAAGCTGCAACGCGATAATGGCGTGATTCAGCCTATCGACTACACCAATACCGAGGTGAATTACAACAACACCCGGTCGCAGTTGGCTCTGGCCGAAAACGACCTGAATCTGGCCCTGAACCGGCTCAAGTTTCAGATGGGTATGACGCAGGAGCAAACCATTACGCTGGCCGATTCGCTCGTGGCGAGTCAGCTGCCAACGGTGCAGCCCGCCGTTTTTGACCCTCGCAATCTGGCCAGTTACCAGCAGGGCGAAGCCAACCTGGCCCTCCAGCGGATTCAGTTGGAGCGTAACCGGGCGGGATACCTGCCTACGCTGAGCGCAACGGCCAGTTATGGTACCCTGGCGTTTGCCAACGACTTCGGTGGGGCGTTTAAAAACATGACGGGCTTCGGGAGCATTGGCCTTCGGCTGAACGTCCCGATTTTCGACGGTCTACAACGCGATGCACAGGTGCAACAGTCCAAACTGACCGTGCTGACGCAGGAAGAACGGCAGCGGCTCAACACGGCTTCGTTTCAGTTGCAGTTCAACAATGCTCAGTCGCAATTGCAGCGGGCGCAGGTGAGCGCGCAAAACGACGACCGCAACGTGCAGCTGGCCCAGCAGGTGTACAACGTAACTACCCTGCAATACCGGCAGGGCACCAAATCGCTGACCGACCTGCTCAATGCCGACAATAGCTACCGGCAGGCACAGTCGAACTACATCAATTCACTCATTAATTTTTATCAGGCCCGGCTCGACCTCGAACAGTCGCAGGGTACGCTCCTGACTTTCTACAGCGGGCTTTAA
- a CDS encoding TolB family protein produces the protein MNRTLALSLCITALTLIQRVSAQRLTSQLETYDLATGQRSIVHRDTVRFEAPNWTNDGRFLIINQGGKLYRVILKTGQKEVINTDFATACNNDHGLTPDGKTLIISHNDKRVTAGANSRVFTLPASGGVPRLITEQAPSYWHGVSPDGKTLAYVGERTGADGKRDYDIYTMPITGGTTETRLTTAPGLDDGPDYSPDGRYIYFNSIRSGRMQIWRMNADGSAPTQLTNDGYANWFPHPSPNGRYIVFISYVEDQGSAHPADKDVMLRLMDLQSGTLRELARFRGGQGTINVPSWSPDSRKFAFVSY, from the coding sequence ATGAACCGTACACTTGCTCTCTCTCTGTGTATCACGGCCTTAACCCTTATCCAGCGGGTAAGCGCCCAACGCCTGACCAGCCAACTCGAAACCTACGATCTCGCTACCGGGCAACGTAGCATCGTACACCGGGACACCGTCCGGTTCGAAGCCCCCAATTGGACCAACGATGGGCGGTTTCTGATTATCAATCAGGGAGGCAAACTATACCGGGTGATACTAAAAACAGGTCAGAAAGAAGTGATCAACACCGATTTTGCCACGGCCTGCAACAACGACCACGGGCTTACCCCCGACGGTAAAACCCTCATCATCAGCCACAACGACAAACGGGTAACCGCGGGCGCTAATTCGCGGGTGTTCACACTGCCAGCGTCGGGCGGAGTACCCCGGCTCATTACCGAGCAGGCTCCCTCCTATTGGCACGGAGTATCTCCCGATGGCAAAACCCTCGCGTACGTGGGCGAGCGAACCGGAGCCGATGGTAAACGCGACTACGACATTTATACCATGCCCATTACGGGCGGTACCACCGAAACCCGCCTGACTACCGCACCCGGCCTCGATGATGGGCCCGATTATTCGCCCGATGGCCGATACATCTATTTCAATTCAATCCGGTCGGGTCGGATGCAAATCTGGCGCATGAACGCCGACGGCAGCGCACCCACCCAACTCACCAACGACGGGTACGCCAACTGGTTTCCGCACCCTTCGCCCAATGGCCGGTACATCGTATTTATCAGCTATGTTGAGGATCAGGGTTCGGCTCACCCGGCCGACAAGGATGTGATGCTCCGGCTTATGGATTTGCAATCAGGAACCCTCCGCGAATTAGCCCGGTTTCGTGGTGGACAAGGAACCATCAACGTACCCAGTTGGTCGCCCGACAGCCGGAAATTCGCGTTTGTGAGTTATTAG
- a CDS encoding MarR family winged helix-turn-helix transcriptional regulator, producing the protein MVLDRDKELKANFASKMGHLSIFMISQAGHLIVRQTNRELSRMGFALQMEQLPILLIIYFADADLLSQQEIANALQKDKSGVQRSLRTLERDGYLRIVADSADRRKNLIQLTPAGKLVVDKAIETAGEINKRLTEQLTTEELDTFQATLRKIISLFDQ; encoded by the coding sequence ATGGTTTTAGATCGAGATAAAGAATTGAAGGCGAATTTTGCGAGCAAAATGGGCCACCTGTCCATCTTCATGATCAGTCAGGCCGGCCATCTGATTGTTCGGCAAACCAATCGGGAGTTGAGCCGTATGGGCTTTGCCTTGCAAATGGAGCAGCTACCCATTCTGCTCATTATTTACTTTGCCGATGCCGATTTGCTTTCACAACAGGAGATTGCCAACGCACTCCAAAAAGATAAATCAGGTGTGCAACGCTCCCTACGCACGCTGGAGCGGGATGGTTACCTTCGGATTGTAGCCGATAGTGCCGACCGTCGGAAAAACCTGATTCAACTGACGCCCGCCGGTAAGCTGGTCGTCGACAAAGCGATTGAGACCGCCGGTGAGATCAACAAGCGCCTGACCGAACAACTCACCACCGAGGAGTTGGACACGTTTCAGGCTACCCTTCGTAAAATCATTTCATTATTCGACCAATAA
- a CDS encoding alpha/beta hydrolase family protein — MLFTTKTFLSVLMMTLLSGLVLLGPSGCRTAPTEEVVTPEPQPSVLVSATAVGEYTTAQLGSRYTALFGNLAPVLVGQYLKNSITVYKLTYKTRNTDGSEIQASGALVIPKVSGPLAMVSMQHGTIRSDSDAPSYNGPNSDTYLFGSLFGSSGYIVALPDYIGYGASRSLPHTYEHRAGLARASADMLRASREFLAQNKTNWDKRLYITGYSEGGYATMSLHKYLDEEAKGEFNLKASSVGAGAYDKTSFMKYVVNTATTSRNDYTSLYIWVLLTYDRIYGLNRPMSYYFKEPYASQIVSQGQNVNLNASLSQIFTDTFKQSVNSGSDAAFVRAVADNDVFDWKPSVPVQLYHGTNDQLVPFFNTQNAFDAMQKRGATVSRIPIEGANHTDVTAISTYALGTFEFFRTVQ, encoded by the coding sequence ATGCTGTTTACAACAAAGACGTTTTTGAGCGTCCTGATGATGACATTGTTATCAGGACTGGTTTTACTGGGTCCCAGTGGTTGCCGCACCGCGCCCACCGAAGAGGTAGTAACCCCCGAACCCCAGCCATCGGTACTGGTGAGTGCTACGGCGGTTGGGGAATACACAACGGCCCAGCTGGGTAGCCGCTACACGGCTCTGTTTGGTAATCTGGCTCCGGTGTTGGTGGGTCAGTATCTGAAAAACTCGATTACGGTGTATAAACTCACCTACAAAACCCGCAATACCGACGGCTCCGAGATTCAGGCCTCGGGGGCTCTGGTTATTCCGAAGGTGAGCGGACCGTTGGCCATGGTAAGTATGCAACACGGCACCATTCGGTCGGATAGCGACGCGCCTTCGTACAACGGCCCCAACAGCGATACCTACCTCTTCGGCTCTCTGTTTGGCTCGTCGGGCTACATTGTGGCCCTGCCCGATTACATTGGCTACGGGGCCTCGCGCTCGCTGCCGCACACGTATGAGCATCGGGCGGGTTTGGCCCGGGCCTCGGCCGATATGCTGCGCGCCAGCCGGGAGTTTCTGGCTCAGAACAAAACCAACTGGGACAAGCGGCTCTACATAACCGGCTATTCGGAGGGGGGGTACGCAACCATGTCGCTGCACAAATACCTCGACGAAGAAGCGAAAGGGGAGTTTAACCTGAAAGCATCGAGCGTGGGGGCGGGGGCCTACGACAAAACTTCGTTTATGAAGTATGTGGTGAATACGGCTACTACCAGCCGTAATGATTACACCTCGCTGTATATATGGGTACTGCTCACCTACGACCGCATCTACGGCCTAAACCGCCCGATGTCGTATTATTTCAAGGAGCCGTATGCAAGTCAAATTGTGAGTCAGGGGCAAAACGTGAACCTGAATGCCAGCCTGAGCCAGATTTTCACGGATACGTTCAAGCAGTCGGTCAATAGCGGTTCCGATGCTGCTTTTGTGCGGGCTGTGGCCGACAACGATGTGTTCGACTGGAAGCCCTCGGTACCGGTGCAGCTCTACCACGGCACCAACGACCAACTTGTCCCCTTTTTCAATACGCAGAATGCCTTCGATGCGATGCAGAAGCGCGGGGCTACCGTGTCGAGAATTCCCATTGAAGGTGCCAACCATACCGACGTAACGGCCATCAGCACCTATGCTTTGGGTACGTTCGAGTTTTTCAGAACGGTGCAATAA
- a CDS encoding ferritin-like domain-containing protein, with the protein MNVKQTRGEILDALNTLLTRSHDAEEGYQEAAENTKDSELKSLFLAQSRQRAEYAMELDREIRTLGGEPDKNTSILSDLHRAWINIKSAFASDNDKATVQECQRGDKEALDDYNNVLQQTDLAASTRELLLRQKQSIESAHASMARLALVV; encoded by the coding sequence ATGAACGTTAAACAGACCCGGGGCGAAATCCTCGACGCACTAAACACGTTATTGACCCGCAGCCACGACGCTGAAGAAGGGTATCAGGAAGCTGCCGAAAACACGAAGGATTCTGAGCTGAAAAGTCTTTTTCTGGCTCAATCACGGCAGCGGGCCGAGTACGCTATGGAACTCGACCGGGAGATCCGGACACTGGGTGGCGAGCCCGACAAGAACACGAGTATTCTGTCGGATTTGCACCGGGCCTGGATCAACATCAAATCAGCTTTCGCAAGTGATAATGATAAAGCAACCGTGCAGGAATGTCAGCGGGGCGACAAAGAAGCGCTCGATGACTACAACAACGTGTTGCAGCAAACCGACTTGGCCGCCAGCACCCGAGAGTTGCTGTTGCGGCAAAAACAGAGCATCGAATCGGCCCACGCGTCGATGGCTCGACTGGCCTTGGTAGTGTAG
- a CDS encoding YtxH domain-containing protein, with translation MKALPGILIGLAAGVVLGVLMAPDKGNATRKRISNDADSFFKDLQDQLQEGIETIKGQYNDFVETSASRTKDALGRAERRAKR, from the coding sequence ATGAAAGCATTACCAGGAATTCTGATTGGACTTGCGGCTGGCGTAGTGCTTGGCGTGCTGATGGCCCCCGATAAGGGCAATGCAACACGTAAGCGTATTTCGAACGACGCAGATTCATTCTTTAAAGACTTGCAGGATCAACTGCAGGAGGGCATCGAGACCATTAAGGGGCAATACAATGATTTTGTAGAGACCTCAGCGTCGCGCACAAAAGACGCCCTCGGCCGGGCTGAGCGCCGGGCAAAACGTTAA